One window of the Candidatus Chryseobacterium colombiense genome contains the following:
- a CDS encoding prolipoprotein diacylglyceryl transferase, whose protein sequence is MDFPVTFHIFGKTVLAHPVFETLGIFIGMRFYFYLKRKSKEKISFNTSAAVLIGATAGALFGSKLIGNLENPYKLFEHFDVKTFWTNNTIVGGLAFGLIGVELAKKIVGHRESTGDLIVFPLMLAIIIGRIGCFLTGIHEETYGLPTDSIFGMHLGDSNLRHPVALYEIAFLLVLWIVLKNIQRKGKYPSGFVFQVFMLSYFTFRFLLDFIKPRLELVGNLGTIQLVCMVVIIYYIFKIRKTKTVISH, encoded by the coding sequence ATGGATTTTCCTGTTACATTTCACATTTTCGGTAAAACGGTTCTTGCGCATCCTGTGTTTGAGACTTTGGGTATTTTCATCGGAATGCGTTTTTACTTCTATTTAAAACGAAAATCAAAAGAAAAAATATCGTTCAATACTTCTGCGGCAGTACTTATCGGTGCAACAGCGGGAGCTTTATTCGGTTCAAAACTGATCGGAAACCTTGAAAATCCCTATAAACTTTTCGAACATTTTGATGTTAAAACATTCTGGACCAATAATACGATTGTAGGCGGACTTGCTTTTGGTTTAATTGGGGTGGAACTGGCTAAAAAAATTGTAGGGCATAGAGAAAGTACTGGAGATTTAATTGTTTTTCCTTTGATGTTAGCCATTATTATTGGAAGGATTGGCTGTTTTTTGACCGGAATTCATGAAGAAACATACGGGTTGCCGACAGATTCTATTTTCGGAATGCATCTCGGAGATTCCAATTTGAGACATCCTGTTGCATTGTATGAAATTGCTTTTTTACTTGTTCTGTGGATTGTTTTAAAAAATATTCAGAGAAAAGGAAAATATCCTTCAGGCTTTGTTTTTCAAGTGTTTATGCTGAGTTATTTCACGTTCAGGTTTTTACTGGATTTTATTAAACCCAGATTGGAACTTGTCGGAAATTTAGGAACCATTCAGTTGGTGTGTATGGTTGTAATTATTTATTATATTTTTAAAATCAGAAAAACAAAAACCGTAATTTCACATTAA
- the rsmI gene encoding 16S rRNA (cytidine(1402)-2'-O)-methyltransferase → MSGILYFVPTPVGNLEDMTFRAVNVLKEIDYILCEDTRTSGILLKHFEISKPLKSYHLHNEHQATEKVITDLKSGQNIAIITDAGTPGISDPGYLLAKAGSDHNIEMICLPGATAFVPALVVSGLPNNEFLFAGFLPQKKGRQTKLKQLAEEKKTIVLYESPHKINTTLEQIKEFFGEETKVSLSREISKKFEETKRGTINELIEFSKTKTLKGEIVLIVNNAI, encoded by the coding sequence TTGAGCGGAATTCTTTATTTTGTTCCGACCCCCGTCGGAAATTTGGAAGATATGACTTTCAGAGCAGTAAACGTACTGAAAGAAATTGATTATATTTTATGTGAAGACACTAGAACTTCCGGAATTTTATTAAAACATTTCGAGATTTCTAAGCCTTTGAAATCTTATCATTTGCATAATGAGCATCAGGCTACCGAAAAAGTGATTACAGACCTTAAAAGCGGTCAGAATATTGCTATTATTACGGATGCAGGAACTCCCGGAATTTCAGATCCGGGATATTTGTTGGCAAAAGCAGGATCAGATCATAATATTGAAATGATTTGCCTCCCGGGAGCAACAGCTTTTGTGCCGGCTTTGGTGGTTTCAGGACTTCCGAATAATGAGTTTTTATTTGCAGGTTTTTTACCTCAAAAAAAAGGAAGGCAAACCAAACTTAAGCAGCTTGCAGAAGAAAAAAAGACGATCGTTTTATACGAAAGTCCGCATAAGATAAACACCACTCTGGAGCAGATTAAAGAATTTTTTGGTGAAGAGACCAAAGTAAGTTTAAGCCGTGAAATTTCGAAAAAATTCGAAGAAACTAAAAGAGGGACAATCAATGAATTAATTGAGTTCTCCAAAACGAAAACTTTAAAGGGAGAAATTGTTCTTATTGTAAATAATGCTATTTAA
- a CDS encoding TonB-dependent receptor: MQISFLKAATSAAAICFCTVAFAQQQYSVSGTIKDKKNGELLIGVTVKVAEKPGISVVANEYGFYSLSLPKGTYHLLISNPGFKDFQQSISVEDNIKQDIELIAGEEERTKNIDEVVISGIKKDKNLTSAQMGTETLSIKNIEKLPVLFGEKDVMKTIQLLPGIKSNGEGSSGFSVRGGATDQNLILLDEAAVYNASHLLGFFSTFNSDALKDVSIIKGNSPAQYGGRLSSVLDVKMKDGNNKDYNVNGGIGLISSRLSVEGPIQKEKSSFIVSGRRTYADLFLKTTDDYKDSKLYFYDLNLKANYQINENNRLYLSGYFGRDVLGLGNTFSTDWGNTTATLRWNSIISSKLFSNTSLIYSNYSYNVSLSSNNNTFGLDSQIEDWNLKQYFSWFAGNKHSVKFGLQSIYHTITPSSASGTSVSSFPRNPRYSWENALYINDDFKATEKLTVNYGARLSMFSVLGGDTFNTYQNGVLTDSEFLEKEKFGKTYVNLEPRITANYRINEVSSVKGGYSRNTQNLHLLSNSGSGNPTDQWIGSSYTVKPEIADQVSVGYSRNFNNNNYEINAEVYYKSMQNQIDYKNGAQISFDTAADVESELLFGKGRAYGLEIIAKKKSGRLTGWISYTLSKTERKINGINNDDWYNARQDKTHDLSVVATYQLNPKWSFSGLFLYSTGNAVTFPTGKYELNGQTVFQYSNRNADRMPAYHRMDLSATYEPSAGTNKRFKGSWSFGIYNVYGRENAYTINFEDNPDKPGTTRAMQTSLFRWVPNITYNFKF, encoded by the coding sequence ATGCAAATATCCTTTTTAAAGGCGGCTACTTCTGCAGCGGCAATTTGTTTTTGTACAGTTGCTTTTGCCCAGCAGCAGTATTCGGTAAGCGGAACGATAAAAGATAAGAAAAACGGAGAACTGCTTATTGGAGTGACCGTAAAAGTTGCAGAAAAACCCGGTATTTCTGTTGTTGCCAACGAATATGGCTTTTATTCTCTTTCTCTTCCCAAAGGAACCTATCATTTACTGATTTCAAATCCCGGTTTTAAAGACTTTCAGCAAAGTATTTCCGTAGAGGATAATATAAAACAGGATATTGAACTGATTGCCGGCGAGGAAGAAAGAACAAAAAATATTGATGAAGTCGTTATTTCCGGAATTAAAAAAGATAAAAATCTGACTTCTGCCCAAATGGGAACGGAAACGTTAAGCATTAAAAATATTGAAAAGCTTCCGGTTTTATTTGGAGAAAAAGATGTAATGAAAACGATACAGCTTTTACCGGGTATTAAAAGTAACGGGGAAGGAAGCAGCGGGTTCAGCGTGAGAGGTGGCGCGACTGATCAGAATCTTATTTTGCTTGATGAAGCTGCGGTATATAACGCGTCTCATTTATTGGGTTTTTTCAGTACGTTCAACAGTGATGCATTGAAAGATGTAAGCATTATTAAAGGAAACAGTCCTGCACAGTACGGAGGTAGACTATCCTCAGTTCTGGATGTCAAAATGAAAGACGGAAATAATAAAGACTATAACGTAAACGGAGGAATTGGATTGATCAGTAGCAGATTAAGCGTTGAAGGTCCTATTCAAAAGGAAAAATCATCTTTTATTGTTTCGGGAAGAAGAACTTATGCGGATTTGTTTCTGAAAACAACGGATGATTACAAAGACAGCAAATTGTATTTTTATGATTTAAACTTAAAAGCCAATTACCAGATCAATGAAAACAACAGGTTGTATTTATCCGGATATTTTGGAAGAGATGTACTGGGGTTAGGCAATACTTTTTCTACAGACTGGGGAAATACAACGGCCACTTTAAGATGGAACAGTATCATCAGCAGTAAATTATTCTCCAATACTTCATTGATTTACAGTAATTACAGTTATAATGTAAGCTTAAGCAGTAATAACAATACTTTCGGACTGGACTCCCAAATCGAAGACTGGAACCTGAAACAGTATTTTTCTTGGTTTGCAGGCAATAAACATTCTGTGAAGTTTGGTTTACAGTCTATTTATCATACCATTACGCCAAGCAGCGCTTCCGGAACAAGTGTAAGCAGTTTTCCGAGAAATCCGAGATACTCATGGGAAAATGCACTGTATATCAATGATGACTTTAAAGCAACAGAAAAATTAACCGTCAATTACGGAGCCAGACTTTCAATGTTCAGCGTTTTAGGAGGCGATACTTTTAATACCTATCAAAACGGGGTTCTTACCGATTCCGAATTTTTGGAAAAAGAAAAATTTGGAAAAACTTACGTAAACCTTGAACCCAGAATTACTGCGAATTATAGAATTAATGAAGTCAGCAGTGTAAAAGGAGGGTATTCTAGAAATACCCAAAACCTTCACTTATTGAGTAATAGCGGAAGCGGAAATCCTACGGACCAGTGGATCGGAAGCAGTTATACCGTAAAGCCGGAAATTGCAGATCAGGTAAGTGTAGGGTATAGCCGAAACTTCAACAACAATAATTATGAAATAAATGCTGAGGTTTATTATAAATCCATGCAAAATCAAATCGATTATAAAAACGGAGCACAAATCTCGTTTGATACGGCGGCAGATGTAGAAAGTGAGCTGCTATTCGGAAAAGGAAGAGCTTATGGTCTGGAAATAATTGCCAAAAAGAAAAGCGGAAGACTGACAGGATGGATTTCTTATACTTTATCTAAAACGGAAAGAAAAATAAACGGAATCAATAATGATGACTGGTATAATGCAAGACAGGACAAAACACATGATCTTTCGGTAGTTGCAACCTATCAGCTGAATCCGAAATGGTCTTTCTCAGGATTATTTTTGTACAGTACAGGAAATGCAGTGACTTTCCCAACCGGAAAATACGAACTGAACGGACAGACTGTTTTCCAATACAGCAACAGAAATGCAGACAGAATGCCGGCTTACCACAGAATGGATCTGAGTGCAACATATGAACCGAGTGCAGGAACTAATAAGCGTTTCAAAGGTTCTTGGTCATTTGGAATTTATAATGTTTACGGGCGGGAAAATGCTTACACGATCAACTTTGAAGACAATCCGGATAAACCAGGAACGACCCGCGCTATGCAGACTTCACTATTCCGTTGGGTACCCAACATCACGTATAATTTCAAATTTTAA
- the surE gene encoding 5'/3'-nucleotidase SurE encodes MERPLILVTNDDGITAPGIRNLVSFMNEIGEVVVVAPNSPQSGKGHAITINSTLSYEEVQLDGPQRDFSCSGTPVDCVKMALDKILPRRPDIVVSGINHGANSSINVIYSGTMSAAVEAGVENLPAIGFSLLDFSWEADFTQAKEYIQSIVRKTLENPMPKGIVLNVNIPKLLKEEIKGVKVCKQAHAKWEESFDERVNPHGKKYYWLTGYFNNMDESSDADETALANGYISIVPVKFDLTAYEYMNTLSEVMNFD; translated from the coding sequence ATGGAAAGACCACTTATTCTGGTTACTAATGATGACGGAATTACAGCACCTGGTATCAGAAATCTTGTAAGCTTTATGAACGAAATCGGAGAAGTCGTTGTTGTAGCTCCCAATTCTCCACAAAGCGGTAAAGGTCACGCTATTACCATCAATTCTACCTTAAGTTATGAAGAAGTACAGCTGGATGGTCCTCAAAGGGATTTTTCGTGCAGCGGGACTCCTGTAGACTGCGTAAAAATGGCTCTTGATAAAATCTTGCCAAGAAGACCGGATATTGTTGTTTCAGGGATCAATCACGGAGCCAATTCTTCTATTAACGTAATCTATTCCGGAACGATGTCTGCAGCTGTTGAAGCCGGTGTAGAAAATCTTCCTGCAATAGGGTTCTCTTTACTTGATTTCAGTTGGGAAGCTGATTTTACCCAGGCAAAAGAATATATTCAAAGTATTGTCAGAAAAACACTGGAAAACCCGATGCCAAAAGGAATCGTTTTAAATGTAAACATCCCGAAGCTTTTAAAAGAAGAAATAAAAGGCGTAAAAGTCTGCAAACAAGCCCACGCAAAATGGGAAGAAAGCTTTGATGAAAGGGTAAATCCGCACGGCAAAAAATATTACTGGTTAACAGGATATTTCAACAATATGGATGAATCTTCTGATGCTGATGAAACGGCTCTGGCCAACGGATATATTTCTATTGTTCCGGTAAAATTTGACTTAACAGCTTACGAATATATGAATACGCTGAGCGAAGTAATGAATTTTGATTAA
- a CDS encoding GMP reductase, whose product MRIEYEIKLGFKDVMFRPKRSTLKSRSEVNLEREFTFRHTKKKWKGTPVIAANMDTVGTFEMAVELAKDNIITAIHKHYSPEEWSQFLNSQPEEIYQYIALSTGTGKADEEKIKMILENHPKIEFLCIDVANGYSEHFVGFVKKARTNFPDKIIMAGNVVTGEMVEELLLAGADIIKVGIGPGSVCTTRVKTGVGYPQLSAIIECADAAHGLKGHIIADGGCKVPGDVAKAFGGGADFVMLGGMFAGHDESSGEMVEENGKKFRLFYGMSSKTAMDKHSGGVAEYRASEGKTVKVAYKGPVSETVKDILGGVRSTCTYVGASTLKELSKRTTFIRVQEQENQVFN is encoded by the coding sequence ATGAGAATAGAATATGAAATAAAGCTGGGTTTTAAAGACGTAATGTTCCGTCCGAAACGTTCGACCTTAAAATCACGTTCAGAAGTTAATTTAGAAAGAGAATTTACCTTCAGACATACCAAAAAGAAATGGAAAGGAACTCCCGTCATTGCAGCCAATATGGATACGGTGGGAACTTTTGAAATGGCTGTGGAATTGGCAAAAGATAATATTATTACCGCCATTCATAAGCATTACTCTCCCGAAGAATGGTCACAATTTTTGAATAGCCAGCCCGAAGAAATCTATCAGTATATCGCACTAAGTACAGGAACCGGAAAAGCTGATGAAGAGAAAATAAAAATGATCCTTGAAAATCACCCGAAAATCGAGTTTCTCTGCATAGATGTAGCCAATGGGTATTCTGAGCATTTCGTGGGATTTGTGAAGAAAGCAAGGACCAATTTTCCTGATAAGATCATTATGGCAGGAAATGTGGTAACCGGAGAAATGGTTGAAGAGCTGTTATTAGCCGGTGCAGATATCATAAAAGTTGGAATTGGTCCAGGTTCTGTATGTACAACCCGCGTAAAAACAGGAGTTGGCTATCCTCAGCTTTCAGCGATTATAGAATGTGCTGATGCAGCGCATGGCCTGAAAGGTCACATCATTGCAGACGGTGGCTGTAAAGTTCCTGGAGATGTTGCCAAAGCATTTGGCGGCGGAGCAGATTTTGTAATGCTTGGAGGAATGTTTGCCGGACATGATGAAAGTAGCGGTGAAATGGTGGAAGAAAATGGTAAAAAATTCAGATTATTTTACGGGATGAGTTCTAAAACCGCTATGGATAAACATTCAGGTGGTGTTGCAGAATACCGTGCTTCGGAAGGAAAAACCGTGAAAGTTGCCTATAAAGGTCCCGTATCAGAAACGGTAAAAGATATTTTAGGGGGCGTTCGCTCTACCTGTACGTATGTGGGTGCGTCTACTTTAAAAGAATTGTCTAAAAGAACAACTTTCATTAGAGTTCAGGAGCAGGAAAACCAAGTTTTTAATTAA
- a CDS encoding radical SAM protein → MPVRNYTYYDYTISLCPECLKRVGAKIIIEDEAVFMTKRCPDHGFFKTKIASDVHYYKNIRNYNKASEMPVHFGTDVEYGCPYDCGLCVDHEQHSCLSIVEVTDRCNLTCPTCYAMSSPHYGNHRSLEEIEAMFDVIVKNEGEPDVVQISGGEPTIHPEFFKIMDIAKSKPIKHLMLNTNGVRIANDPGFAEKLATYAPEFEIYLQFDSFKPEVLNDFRGKDLTDIRMKALEKLNALNLSTTLVIVLQKDKNIDEIGKMIEFALKQKCVRGITFQPVEIAGRNREDSAHEKITLTEVRQEILNQFSLLNSDDIIPVPCNPDALAMGYILKLEGETIPLTRYINPADLLNNETRNTIVYEQDTGLQMQLLDIFSTGISVDKVQPKVNQLLCCLPEVSAPNLDYDNLFRIIIMNFMDAHDFDVRAVKKSCVHIVNKDLKLIPFETMNLFYRDDKIKYLEELRKEDKVLF, encoded by the coding sequence ATGCCGGTAAGAAACTATACCTATTACGATTATACCATCAGTCTTTGTCCAGAATGTCTGAAAAGAGTAGGAGCAAAGATCATCATCGAGGATGAAGCGGTTTTCATGACGAAAAGATGTCCTGATCATGGATTTTTTAAGACTAAAATCGCTTCGGATGTTCATTATTATAAAAACATCAGAAACTATAATAAAGCCTCTGAAATGCCTGTACATTTCGGAACGGATGTAGAATACGGGTGTCCCTATGATTGCGGTTTGTGTGTCGATCATGAGCAACATAGCTGTCTTTCTATTGTAGAAGTGACAGATCGCTGTAATCTTACCTGCCCGACTTGCTATGCGATGTCTTCACCACACTATGGAAACCACAGAAGTTTGGAAGAGATTGAAGCGATGTTCGATGTTATTGTAAAAAATGAAGGAGAACCGGATGTGGTACAGATCAGTGGAGGAGAACCGACGATTCATCCTGAGTTTTTCAAAATAATGGATATTGCCAAATCGAAACCCATCAAGCATTTGATGTTGAATACCAATGGAGTACGAATTGCCAATGACCCGGGTTTTGCAGAAAAACTGGCTACCTATGCTCCGGAATTTGAAATTTATCTTCAGTTTGATTCTTTTAAACCTGAAGTTTTAAATGATTTCAGAGGAAAGGATTTAACGGATATAAGAATGAAAGCGTTGGAAAAATTAAATGCTTTAAATCTTTCTACAACCCTTGTCATCGTTCTTCAGAAAGATAAAAATATTGATGAAATCGGAAAGATGATTGAGTTTGCTTTAAAACAGAAGTGTGTCCGCGGAATTACCTTTCAACCTGTTGAAATTGCAGGAAGAAACAGGGAAGATTCTGCTCATGAAAAAATTACATTAACAGAGGTAAGACAGGAAATTCTGAACCAGTTTTCTTTATTAAATTCAGACGATATTATTCCGGTTCCATGCAACCCGGATGCTTTGGCGATGGGATATATTTTAAAACTGGAAGGTGAAACGATTCCTTTAACAAGATACATCAATCCTGCTGATCTCCTGAACAATGAAACCCGAAATACTATTGTCTATGAACAGGATACGGGATTGCAGATGCAGCTTTTAGATATTTTCAGCACCGGAATTTCAGTAGATAAAGTTCAGCCCAAAGTAAACCAGTTATTGTGCTGTCTTCCTGAAGTTTCCGCTCCTAATTTAGATTATGATAATCTATTCAGAATCATTATTATGAATTTTATGGATGCTCACGACTTTGATGTTCGTGCAGTAAAGAAATCCTGCGTCCATATTGTAAACAAAGATTTAAAATTGATTCCTTTTGAAACAATGAACCTTTTCTACAGGGATGATAAAATCAAATATTTGGAGGAATTGAGAAAGGAGGATAAAGTATTATTTTAA
- a CDS encoding DUF4249 domain-containing protein, with the protein MKNIFLIIVSLFLVTSCEKEINLDLADQSGQIVIEGNVTDQVGPYFVKITKSVAFTEANQYPAVENAQVILSDNTGQTETLQYVGNGTYQTSAFVGQSGRIYTLKINAEGKQYTAQSTMPEAVSFDGLEQDSFKVGSQISYTLLPLFTDPSPLGNRYLFVYTVNNNPKKFFSEFSDNINNGLPNQRPLILPNDDTNADDVKVVVGDTIHVEMQCIDDSVFTFYSALLQLSGGGPGGGVTPANPPSNITNGALGYFSAHTVRVKSIVIQ; encoded by the coding sequence ATGAAAAATATATTTTTAATCATAGTATCGCTCTTTTTAGTAACCTCCTGTGAAAAGGAAATCAATCTTGATTTGGCAGATCAGAGCGGTCAAATCGTGATCGAAGGAAATGTAACCGATCAGGTGGGACCGTATTTCGTGAAAATTACAAAGTCTGTGGCTTTTACGGAAGCCAATCAATATCCAGCCGTAGAAAATGCACAGGTTATTTTAAGCGACAATACCGGGCAAACCGAAACATTGCAGTATGTAGGAAACGGGACTTATCAGACTTCTGCTTTTGTGGGACAGTCCGGAAGAATATATACTTTGAAGATAAATGCTGAAGGAAAGCAATATACAGCGCAAAGTACAATGCCTGAAGCTGTTTCATTCGATGGTTTGGAACAGGATTCTTTCAAGGTAGGAAGTCAAATAAGTTATACGCTTCTGCCTCTTTTTACCGATCCGTCGCCATTAGGAAACCGCTATCTTTTCGTTTATACGGTGAACAATAATCCCAAAAAATTCTTTTCGGAATTCTCTGATAATATCAACAATGGATTGCCCAATCAGAGACCTCTTATTCTTCCCAACGATGATACCAATGCAGATGATGTAAAAGTGGTGGTAGGTGATACTATTCATGTTGAAATGCAGTGTATCGACGATTCGGTATTTACTTTTTATTCTGCGCTTCTTCAGCTTTCCGGTGGCGGACCTGGAGGAGGAGTTACCCCGGCTAATCCTCCGAGTAATATTACAAACGGTGCATTGGGCTATTTTTCAGCTCATACTGTAAGAGTGAAAAGCATTGTGATTCAATAA
- a CDS encoding WG repeat-containing protein has translation MKTLVFVLLSTVCTAQKTDQYTQILLSKKLGKEVKFYSNGYGIAVNAGSTEYGIVDSTGVITYTAPAKNEIAHLYKDRFVVKIKDKDPKKENMALVDEKGKLLIPFDTHKINPSWSIKRRLIVSKNGKEGIFDYEGREIIPYTDKIKFAGENRFFVKKDNIWQIYDSEGKLKSDREFKENLHFYKNKVYIPTGEKQGEIVDNDGITLNTISNSNIDNIGGYPFLVTKNPATSKYGIIDVQENRFADEIYDEVFLGTRYIYFIKNEKISIFSKEAKKIYSTDFDYVKSLFNDLFSTQKSLKNPKMAVIRIDGEILIPKEYDNIEGIKIAGNNFIYLIKDNNQRLLDKDLKDVLEPGYQIEKIFPNSLFLKKEGVFYKFSVTDKKYEELKKVASIKENGIFYYPQNMFPAIVCKNYDNLYGIIDENGKEVVPFIYDDINAFLPDNEIVIQKEKKYGVTNYQNEPLKDVVYDKISVDKDGIKLIKDKGTEYLYFTNSETDNKL, from the coding sequence TTGAAAACACTAGTTTTTGTATTGTTATCCACTGTTTGTACAGCGCAGAAAACAGATCAATACACTCAGATACTTCTGTCAAAAAAACTTGGCAAGGAAGTCAAATTTTACTCGAACGGATATGGCATTGCAGTCAATGCAGGATCCACAGAATACGGTATTGTAGACTCTACGGGAGTGATTACCTATACTGCTCCGGCTAAAAACGAAATAGCTCACCTCTATAAGGACCGATTTGTTGTAAAAATAAAAGATAAAGATCCGAAGAAAGAGAATATGGCATTAGTGGATGAGAAAGGAAAGCTGTTAATTCCCTTTGATACCCATAAAATTAATCCTTCCTGGAGCATTAAAAGAAGACTTATCGTATCTAAGAACGGAAAAGAAGGAATTTTCGACTACGAAGGAAGAGAGATCATTCCTTATACTGATAAAATAAAATTTGCGGGTGAAAACCGTTTTTTTGTAAAAAAAGATAATATCTGGCAGATTTATGATTCGGAAGGAAAATTAAAAAGCGACAGAGAGTTCAAAGAAAATCTTCATTTTTATAAAAATAAGGTTTACATTCCTACAGGTGAGAAACAAGGAGAAATCGTTGATAACGATGGGATAACGTTGAATACTATATCTAACAGTAATATAGATAATATAGGGGGATATCCTTTCTTGGTCACCAAAAATCCTGCTACCAGTAAATATGGAATTATCGATGTTCAGGAAAACCGATTTGCTGATGAAATCTACGATGAAGTATTCTTAGGAACACGGTATATTTATTTCATCAAAAACGAAAAAATAAGCATCTTTTCAAAAGAAGCAAAGAAGATCTATTCTACAGATTTTGACTACGTAAAATCGTTATTTAATGATTTATTCAGTACCCAAAAAAGCCTTAAAAACCCAAAAATGGCTGTTATACGTATTGATGGAGAAATTTTGATTCCAAAGGAATATGATAATATTGAAGGGATTAAAATTGCAGGAAATAACTTTATTTATCTGATAAAGGATAACAACCAAAGACTTTTGGATAAGGATTTAAAAGATGTTTTAGAGCCCGGATATCAAATTGAGAAAATCTTTCCCAATAGCCTATTTCTCAAAAAAGAAGGAGTATTTTACAAATTTTCGGTAACGGATAAAAAATATGAAGAGCTTAAAAAAGTTGCTTCAATTAAAGAGAATGGGATTTTTTATTATCCACAAAATATGTTTCCTGCTATCGTCTGTAAAAACTATGACAATTTATACGGGATTATAGATGAGAATGGAAAAGAGGTTGTACCTTTTATATACGACGATATCAATGCTTTTCTTCCGGATAATGAGATCGTTATACAGAAAGAAAAGAAATACGGCGTTACCAATTACCAGAATGAACCTTTGAAAGATGTAGTATATGACAAGATTTCAGTGGATAAGGATGGTATAAAGCTTATAAAGGATAAAGGAACAGAATACCTGTATTTTACCAATTCTGAAACAGATAACAAGCTATAA
- the fabG gene encoding 3-oxoacyl-[acyl-carrier-protein] reductase — protein MKLLEGKVALITGATRGIGRGIAEIFAKQGAKVAFTYAGSVDKAKELEETLSSVTQIKGYQSDASDFDAAQTLVDEVMAEFGQIDILINNAGITRDNLLLRMSKDDWDTIIKVNLDSVFNLTKAVIKPMMKAKSGSIINMTSVVGISGNAGQANYAASKAGVIGFTKSVALELGSRNIRCNAIAPGFIATEMTAALDEKATQKWNEAIPMKKLGKPEDIANACVFLGSEMSSYITGQTLNVDGGLLT, from the coding sequence ATGAAACTATTAGAAGGAAAAGTAGCGCTAATTACGGGAGCTACAAGAGGAATCGGAAGAGGAATCGCTGAAATATTTGCCAAGCAAGGGGCAAAAGTAGCATTCACTTACGCCGGTTCTGTAGACAAAGCGAAAGAATTAGAAGAAACTTTAAGTTCTGTAACTCAAATTAAGGGATATCAGTCGGATGCATCAGATTTTGATGCGGCTCAGACATTAGTAGATGAAGTAATGGCTGAGTTCGGACAAATTGATATTCTGATAAACAATGCAGGTATCACCAGAGACAACTTGTTATTAAGAATGTCTAAAGATGATTGGGATACCATTATTAAAGTAAACTTAGATTCAGTTTTCAACCTTACAAAGGCGGTTATCAAGCCAATGATGAAGGCAAAATCAGGATCTATCATCAATATGACCTCTGTAGTTGGGATCAGCGGAAATGCTGGACAGGCAAATTATGCAGCTTCTAAGGCAGGAGTAATAGGATTTACAAAATCGGTTGCATTAGAATTAGGTTCAAGAAATATCCGTTGCAATGCAATTGCTCCGGGATTCATTGCTACTGAAATGACTGCTGCTTTAGATGAAAAGGCAACTCAAAAATGGAATGAAGCAATTCCTATGAAAAAATTAGGAAAGCCTGAAGATATTGCTAATGCTTGTGTTTTCTTAGGAAGTGAAATGTCTTCTTACATTACAGGACAAACATTAAACGTTGACGGAGGACTGTTAACTTAA
- a CDS encoding thymidine kinase, whose protein sequence is MFLENTINHSKQSGWMEVICGSMFSGKTEELIRRLRRAEMAGQNVEIFKPKLDTRYSEEDVISHNQNKIRSTPVENPNEILLLASNCDVIGIDEAQFFDEGIVDVANQLANSGIRVVIAGLDMDFLGRPFGPMPNLMATAEYVTKVHAICKRTGNLANYSMRISQGDNLVELGETESYEAVSRRVFIDEVLSKKKNS, encoded by the coding sequence ATGTTTTTAGAAAATACAATTAATCACTCCAAACAAAGCGGTTGGATGGAAGTTATTTGTGGCTCAATGTTTTCCGGAAAAACCGAAGAGTTGATCCGAAGGCTTAGAAGGGCAGAAATGGCGGGGCAAAATGTGGAAATTTTTAAACCAAAACTGGATACTCGTTATTCTGAAGAGGACGTAATTTCTCACAATCAGAATAAAATACGAAGCACACCAGTAGAAAATCCCAACGAAATTCTTTTGTTGGCTTCCAATTGTGATGTAATCGGAATAGATGAAGCACAGTTTTTTGATGAGGGGATTGTAGATGTAGCCAATCAGTTGGCCAATAGCGGGATAAGAGTCGTTATTGCCGGATTGGATATGGATTTTTTGGGGCGTCCGTTCGGACCGATGCCTAATCTGATGGCAACGGCAGAATATGTAACAAAAGTGCATGCTATTTGCAAGAGAACCGGCAATCTCGCTAATTATTCCATGAGAATTTCTCAAGGCGATAATTTAGTTGAATTAGGCGAAACAGAAAGTTATGAAGCAGTAAGCCGTCGTGTTTTTATTGATGAAGTACTTTCTAAGAAGAAAAATAGTTAA